The sequence TTAAGTtagaaatttgtatatataattgcAAACATATCTTTTAACTCCATCTTAAACTTGATGCATTTTCACCCAAATCACATGACTTGATGACTTCGAATGACCTACATTGTTTCTAGAAGAAAGACATGGCCCTGACTTGTACTTTTGACTGTTATCAAAGCTATCAACAGGAAAGGAATGATTACGTAAAGGAAGGGATGTGGTGTGAGAATAAGAATGCTTCACAAGTGATTTCTGATGACTAATAAGgaactatatttgatattacatgtcattattataaactaaaacgtaatatatatatatataattataaacaaaagtCCCTCATTGAAGTTTTCATTCAAATTACAACCACACTTGGAGCTgtaattaaaactaaataaatatttccttATGGGGTATCATGACATGACGCTGCAATGAAACTATGGGTTATTAATAGACATTATCAAGAAGTGTGGCAGCGCTTGTAAGAgatcaagtatttttttaagggggggggggggggggggggggtatattCTTGAATATTCTTCAAAACTTACTTGTTAAATAAGTTCATTCCAATTCTGTAGGTACGTTTTCTGACTTTGTCTGCAGATTTTGGAACAGAATGATGGTGATCAGGCGTTACACTAAGTCGTGATCGTCTCTGATAATGTAGACTACTTTCACTATTTAAACTAACATTTTCACCGTTAACATTTTCTGAACTTGGAGAACTAGAACAGTTACCATCAAATGAACCTTCACTTGTCTCTGAAATATTGCTCATACGTTTTTCTACAGGTTTAACTTGTATACTACCATTCATAGCACTTTTTCGTTTCCAAACCGGTGAAGCCTCAGGAGCTCTTATCGGGACTTGAGGAGGTTTCTTAGAAATCACCTCAGCTATTTGTTTATTCCTTAATTTAACTTCCTGATTCATATAAAATCTTAAAGTCTGATCtgccatttgtttttgttctggtGTTCGTATATTTTCTAACGAAGAACTATCGGTTTCTCCCTTAATTTGTAAATCCCCTTGACTCCCACATGATCCTGAGTCCGAGTAATTAGTCCTAAAGTTTTCATAAGAAGCACTTTTATTACTTTCTAAAGTGTCCGTACTtgcatttgaaaataatgatgaTGCAGAAGGTTTATGAGTATATGTGTGATTCGTAATTTCATTTTGACTATCACTGTTAATACTGTCACTATTAAAGCTGTCAACTAAAATTTCAGTCTCTCGACTATCTAACAGAGTTTCAAAATTAAGACTAGGTAAATCAACTGCATTTTCGGTTGGTCCATGTGATGAATCGGTAGCACTACTTTGGTTCATTTCAGGATAAGAATTCCTATTATTGTTCGCCTCATCAacagttttgttaaaattttgattttcaggAATGTCGCTTAAATCCACCTCTTTACAACGCTCTAGCTTTTtcctttcaaattttgaaagttttgtcCGTAATGAAGAAtcgattttcatattttgatccAAAGACATCTGAGGTCGAAGTCTAGATTCTCCACTCTTATTTTGATAACCGTCACTATTATTGTGTCCTTCCACGTTATTTTGCACTAGTAGGGCACCCATTGTATTAACATTATCTGAAATTCTGTCAGTCCAAACTGTGTTACTGCGACCTAATTCAGACAATCTTTTTGATAATCTCCTTTCACCAGCTGAATGACgtaatttttcaaagtttctGTTCATGCAGTGCTGTCTAAATGCTTGTTGAATAGTTTTCGCAGCACGGCGAGATCTGAGTGAACCTCCATATTTTCTCTCTAGCATTTccaattgtttttcttttaaatcttcaGACAGTTCATAAGAAACGGAATGAGAACGGGAACGTTTCACATCCTCTTCATTGGCTCTGAATGAGCGCTGTCTCTGAGCTCTGTTACCATGTGTACTAGTTTGATGAACAAGTTTACTACTTCTTGGAGACTCCAATGGTGATCCCCCGACTGATCGTGACCTTGATTTATTTCTCAGTAAATCGTCTCCCGTTTTAGCTCCCGACACACtgcaaaatagaaataaaacatataagaaTAATCCAACACAATAATTGATTTCTCGATTAAATAACACAAATCTGAATAGAAACCTTCATGTACCTGGATTGAATCAATAATCATATCAACAAATGTAAGAATCAATTCATTAATTACATTCAGAGCAGATATTAATAACTTAATATCAAAAATCATACACCTTGCTGGAAACAgctttttttctgtcaaaacaACTGGTACAAAAGAGACCTTATTGACTAGCAGATGGTTTGAACAACAAGACAGTGGATAATAGAACTCTTGTTTAATCACACAGAAAATAAATCTACCAAAGAAGTTTAATTAGCCATGTCCTCCAACCGTGAACAGACAAgcacaaaataacaaaaatcttGGTAATTTTAATTAACAAACTTCTGTAAGACATATACAGCAGTGTCAAACTCATAACAACAATTCTTTCCAGATGTTTTAATTTTCCAATAACTGTTTTTCTATGATGACACTCATGCTGTTTCCaaaacatatgttttcgtaAGACATCAAAACATAATGGAGTTTCTTTATACCAGATTAACATGATTCATTACATCATCATTTTTGCATCAAACTTTTCTTCTTGcagatgaaaattcaaaacaatattgcCTTAATTGGcaatttacacatttttttcaaagacaaAGTGAGTCATGAAGATCACAAAGTAGTCAGtttgtctaaaatataaaactccAGAAATCCTTCaataaaagataattaattAACATCAAATTACCCATGTATAACATTCACCAGGCAGAAATTGATTTCAAgctgtttttaatttcaaggaaatttatataagaatacacACTTCAAAGTTCATGGGTCAAATTGACAAAATAGCATATGACTTCATCATGCTCTTATCTTCAATAGAAGGAAGGAAACATCTAGAGAAGAACAATGAACCTTATTAAAATTTGACCTTGAAGAAAAGTCAATTGCATGTTGGGAACTGATAAACATTTAAGTTcctgtttataaaatatataagaggCTAAAGATTTATGGAGGTGAAAAGATAACATGTGGAGTGTTGAAATACTCAAATAAATCTAGACACAAAGTTTATCCTATAACATTTTCTGAAGCTTCACTTCTGTTTAAATGACAGTCTACGTCTAGATCAGCATTTTCAACTCAAATGTTAAGTACGGAAAACACTCAGCAAGTCTATAACATAACCAGTGATTGACCTTTGAAGCCAGGTGTCTTGagataaaattatcaaaaaaagtcAGGcaaaggcatttaaaaagaaaacattctgTAAAATGGTCAAATTTAAAAGTGCTATAAAAActcttttaacaaaaacaaaaagattttgTATACCTCCCAATCCCATCCCTTTTTCCAAACCCAGGTGAAGCCTCTGACATGTCTGGTGTACAAGGACTTTCTAAGGTTTCTAAGAAAACACCccagtatttttttctattctgcAATTTTACTTTACTTCCTGATTCATATCAGACCAAACTCACCAAACACAATATCAAACATCTATTTTCTGATCAAATAAACCCAGTATATGAAACCTCTTTAATTTCAAacttcataaaataaataagttgCATCATCTTAAACCAAATATTATTGTTGAGCACAGGAATAATTACAGGTGAAGAGATTGAAATCTACttttaagaaattatttatcattatcacCTGGCTTTTTCATTATCTTGTCTTCAAGGTTCCATTTTCCTACCAGCATGtgttaaaactttaaaagcTTGATACATCTTATGTAATTGCCTGAACAAATTATCTTGTAATTAAAGCAGTTTCCTCTCAGGCAAATGACTTATGTTTTCAAGTATCACAGCAAATTATACCATTCTGCATCAGCGCCAGAAGTGAGAAAAATGTCATCTTCAATGCATTGTTACAGAAGTagccaaaaacatttttttcttgtttcaattaaatcaaatttatgtaaaagacatgttttctttatttgtaaatcaattAAATGCTTGCTTTATCTCAATTCTTTTTCTAGAAACAGACAATTAAGTGAATTATATCTGACACTTTACAGACAAAGCTATCAGCATGTTGCTCCAGCTAACAAAGCTCTTAACAACCAGCACCCATCCATATTTTTGTCTTGAAATCTTAACATCTGTAAACTTTCCCTACTTTTATCACAagacttgtttatttttatgcaaCAGATGTGTATTCCCAAAAATCCCCAATCTATTTGTAAATTGGGGATCACAAAGATTACATTATATACATGCAAGTAGATCAATGCTGCATTTAACATTTCATGCATTTGTAGCAGGAATTTGTAAGGATATGAAATAAGTCCGGTCCCCTTCCATTGTGCAGTGTAATCTTGCAAAGATATTCATGTCACAATTTCTTAGGTATTCTTTCTACTGAACTGATCTTTAATAGCTTTCTATACCTCCAACTTAAATTACTTCatcaatttaatgaaatttttaaagaaaacttacttacttttaaaagtggagatgaaaatcaaaacttctATTATCCTTAGGATTCTTACTACCAAAAATATCTACAACAGCCTTTAATAATAGCCAATTgccttttaaataaaatgatttttttttttaaattacttacatttaaaagtgaagatgaaaatcaaaacttgatatccttttaaaatccacaaaaataataacacaGCCTAGACCAAttatattgttgttatttaaCTCACATTGGTAAACAGACTAATTTtctcttcttattttataatgtttaccTGTCTGAAGAGATTGCTATCATATCTACACCTGTAATCTACCTGGGGTATAAACTGCCCTATTATCAACATTTTCATAATTACTGATAAAATAATAATGAGCTTATTCATATCTATAATTTATAATCTAGAGGGACTGTAAATAACTCTCTATAAAAGGCAGATTATTGTCAACATTTAACTGCAAGGTAAATTTACCATTAATAATTGCGCAATTATGCAAAGTATACAAATGCTTTGCTCAGTAAACATAAATGTGAAAGAAAATGACAATTCAGcataaaatgattatttataagaaaaaagtaataaaagaaTCATAAAAATGTCTCATTAATTGCCAAAAAAGTATAAAACTGTATGTAAAAACTGaagatttgataaatatactcATTTATCATGTCTAGTTCATATCtgaccaaaaaataaataataatattaatagttggtaaataaaaaaattctgataaAAATCCCATTgatcatatttttattcaatgaaTAATATAAACAGCTGAATGTACAgatacattatttatattttaaaaaactttttttacaaGTCCAAAGGGACTTGCATTTTTTGCATTCTCATCGCCATTGTCCATGACTTTAATGAATCATGTATAAATTCATAGTTGCCAGAAACTAATGCTAAATTCTTACCCAATTCAACGTATAATGTCCATACAATTTTCCCCTAATTTAAGTCTGTCCAGTCAGTTGACCAACttcaaactttttatattaaaatctataaatcatatttcatcatttttaaaaattacatcccAACTTGCATCATGCTATAATCCACAACACGTTTACATTGAACAACATGAAAGTGAAGCCAAACATGACCATCAGAACATGTGTCACTTAATTCTACAGCATCTTGTGTCACAGAATCCTTTGTAATCACAGGAGATTAATCAATAAtcgttttatgtttttattaatcaaACTTTCATCCAGCCCCTTTTCAATCCACTTTTAAGACTTCAATTGAAGCATCTTtagaacaaaaacataaaaatatttgttcctGGTATATTAAAACTATTACATGCAAGGCACAAGATCTGAGGAGCATGGTTCCCTGTCACACTTGAGAAAACATCCCATTCAACAACAAAGACCTGACAGCCAGGCGCCACAATTACTGATGgaaattaacataaataattGATTTCAATTTATTCAGTTAAACTGCAATTTATTCATGTAAACAATGGACCATCATATTTTAACTAGACTTTCATAGCTAAACTGACAGTCATGAAGAACAACTGCAGCTGCAACATACAATGCATATCAAGACCTATTAGTACTCCTGATCCCATTCAAATGTGAGAACTTAAAAAATACACGAAGCACATACTTCAGTAAAAATATAAtggtataaatttaaattttaatggtGCAAGACTCTTTTCACTtacttgtttaaaataaatcccCCATATAAATCTCTACATAACCTTGGATGGCAATACTCCAAAGTTTCTTTACCATCTGATACATGGTAACATGTTTGTGAACCGAAGGACCGTGAATCTTCAACAACAAACCTATGTACACCTGGTGACCCAATATTAATTAGGAATAGGTGAAAGACAAATAAACACATTAATACTCTGTAAATAAAGTCAGAAGGGATTAAATATCCCATAAATTATATCACCAAAATCATGGTAATCCCACCTAATATGTGAGCAATACTTGAGATTCGAACCTTTAAAAAAGTCGGATAATTTAACAGCACACATTGTGATTTTCTCTTCCCTAAGTATAACAATTTACtcctctttttttattcataaatagatagacaaaaaaaatcatcatttaaaaactgatttcattgccctgatttttttttaggaattattaaatcttaaaatttgaACTACATCAGGTATTCAGTAACACACATGAGAATCTAGTGTCATGAGGTCTGTAACTGAACCTGTTTGTAGTCTGGACAATAGGGAACCTCACTGGTCATTCATTGAGTTTAAACTTCCTTTACAAAACTCCCCATGTTTTTTACAAGTGAATGCACTATCAACATGTCCATAGTTGAAGGCTATTCTAAGCTGAATAGTTTCTCAAAGGCAATCATTGACACCTCTTGTATTTTGCTTTCAATTCGAGGACAGACACAAGAACTTTTTTCTCCTGCTAAAAACAAACTCTCTCGGTAATCCACATCATATTCACCCAAGTCTAAGAGTATAACTTAATGAAGGGGTAAACCACTGGGCTACCATactattttcacttttttatagAGGTAAACATTCACAGGTGTGAAATTGTAAATAGTTCTTCTTAATGTGCTTGACAAGGTTAAAGTCTTTGCACCTGTAGTTCAAACAAAATCTTACCTACTTCAACCTACCACAAAGAaccttttaaatatacatttaatataaactTGGTAATTATAGTCATAATTctgaattatttatatcaaatgttcatATTTCTTATTCAAATCACCCTTCCcctgttgagaataaaattttgacagttCAAAAAGGCTAcaattataaatttgaatttccattgtGTTTTTCACAAGAATTAATAAAACACCTACACCCAAGAAAACAGGATGGAGAATGGACACAATTAGTGTTTCACAAACTTAGTAAAACATCTTATACACTTGCAAAAGAAAAACATTGAAGTAAAATactatatgatatatttctatggttttatcatttaatttcagGTGGTATATGCAATTATCAAACATTTAACATAAATGAACTGAAACAACCACAAAAACCAAGGAAATACTAAATAACATGTAATATCAGCCAGAAAACATGAGTTCTGAGACATGTAGGTCTGAATGAACTATCAAATGGAGACAGAAAGCTTGTTACCTTTATTATATCACAAATACCATAGTGGAATATGATAGATATTACCACTGATAACATTTGTCATcgaaaataatcatttttgtaattaaaacacTCTGTAACAGCTGAACATTGCAATAATGTTTtatccaaaacaaataaaatataggaaatattatatttgacaACTTTTGTTGATGATATTAATTACTTGTAACTTATCATAAATCATTTAAGGTATCGAAATCAAACATGTTGCTTTCAAGGTTGCAGTATTATGAAAGACATTATCTCCCCTTGCTGTTTCTCTAATTccagaaatatttatatttgtatgttaaTTCATTTCTTAAAGAAGTTTgctactcagtttcaaaataaccaGCTTTTCATAACACTAGTATAAATTGATAGGGAATTATCAAATGGATATAACTAGAGAATTCTGAAAATCTGACATAacttccaaaacatgacaagcgaacatccttaaagtCAAACATGCTTTTAAAACATAACACATTTGGACAGACAAATGACCTACCTAAAACTAAACTTGCCTTTTGGAAATAAGGTGAAAACATAGATTTAAATCAATGCAACcataatgtattttcaaaattaaatatcttttttagtaaaactttaaaaatcataagATCGTCCTACAGTAATATTGCAGCAAAATTTTTGCCAGATCCAACAGGAAATATTATATGGCTGTGCAATGGATGATTTTAcatattgtgaaaaaaacagaTAGTTATGTCCCTCCTCCTTTGTTTAATGTCCAAGAGACTGATGCCAAAGATAAATAGCTTCCCCGATGCAAAATTGATCTGTATGCTTTATGTATTGTTACAAGAGCTATAATgaatgaactgaaatcaatcaAACCTCCATATTGTGGTAGAAATGATGATAAATTCATCATAATTATCAATGGAATTTATATTGGTTTCTATGGCAActatattcaatattaaatcTCCAAAGGTGCTAATACTATTATGGAACATCTGCtaataaattctaaataaaatgaTGGGTGCTAataaattgatttcaaaatataataaactacTCCTTAATTCATTTCCTGCAATGCAACAAGAGGCTGAACGAGTCAAGTTagaaagggaaaaaaatgttGAGTCCTAATCCCAACTGCTATTGCTTATTGTTAAAGGCCATAACATGACCTAAAGTTGTTTACATGTGCACCAATGTCATTTAGACTCTGAAGGATgattctctcattggcaatcatatcacatcttgaaaataataataataaaggaTTTGTTCTTAATATGTCAATCTACATGTATCACCAACTGAGTTATTATTTGAATCATGAAAAAAGTGTTCTTTTTTAACTTACTTTCTCACTTCAATTTAACTTCAATTTTCCATTTAAGctgacaaaacacaaaaaactttGATTGGTATCTACTTTTTCGTTCCTTTATAAGCAGTTATTATACCCATGATAAAGAATCATTTGTTTCCATCATGTAGGAACTTATCGAATAGTTTTTTCAgcatttaaaacatattcatacAAATACATAACTTAAACATACCTGAATAAAATATCTCAACATGAAATCCAACCTTTCACTAAACAAATACTCAAAcattttactttgcaattatgaacaataatttcaaatttttaaatccAAACTCTGTGTCAATTTTATGCAATCTTAGCTTAATGATATCCCTTTAACtgacaaaagttttaaaaaaaatcctccttagcctagatttttcattttataaagtatttgaaaagtatttttgtttgtgttcccTGATCAACCTATTGCATGTTTAATGTCTTAATCAagtcaaaatatatatgttcatatGTCACACAGGTGTAAATGACACTTGacaagattttttatttatgttgtgGATTTCAAATAATCTTCACCAATCCATGTAAGTGTATCCACATCCAGTGACCAGAGATTACGTCCCCTTACATTTAAACAATCTTTAAAACTATcgagtttattttttgttaaatccaGCTTACATTTTTCTCTGTCCAGCATGACCTGAGATAACGTCCTAGTAACATTTAAACAATCGTTAAAACTCTAGAgttcattttttgataattcCAGCTTATGTTTTTTTCCAGTCCAACATGACCTATAACATTGATGATTTAACTGTCATTCATAATCACACgatcagtggcaaatatgtcactCATCTGAGTATCTTAGATGacaaatcaaaaatgttaaatattttattcaactttAATGGGGcaaaaaatgtcttcacaaatCTTGAACCACATCATCTCAGTTTTATCAATCTTGTCATAAAGTGTCAAAACATATAGACCTCCCAATATAACACTTTATCAGGGACAATAATCTTCTTGACGGTCACCCGTTGACAGATGTTATTATTGTTGAGATACAAAATTGTAGCTGCATTGTGCACGAATACACAAATGCAGAACATTGTCAGCTAGATctataaaattatatgtttttatccCAAAGGATCTTTTATGGACAattatgtattgaaaaaaatgtcttcgTTTTAAATCATCACACTTATGAACATACCCATTTACTTATAACATACAGGACCAccatgaaaatcaaatttttaatccTCAACTTTATCAgttgtaaaatcaaatttttaatccTCAACTTTATCCTTTATCATATGTAACATCTAAATAGCATTAATTAGCTTACCTGATGAAGTTAACTATCTCATTGTATAACTCCATTTAATCTGTATCATTAAAATCCCCCTATTATTATCTCCAAATGTCAAAGATGTCAAAAACTATTTCAACTTGATGTGACAGTCCTGTCTCAGCAATACACAGACTTCAAACCCTAAGTTCCTTGTTGTTCATGACAATGCATGCAGAGGGTAATTAACGGAAACACCTGATCAGTCACCTGAATGAGGATGACATCTTTTAACCTTTAAAGGTTTCAAAACATGTTTTCCTCATCACCGTTTCACAAGTGTACCTCACCAAAATAATTATACATGAGCAGTCACATCTACTTTgcgtgtacatgtatatctcataagtataaaatacttaagttaattttttttcaacgtAAAAGTTTACCATAAGTGTGCATCTTAATGCAGTATAATAGTTATATGTCAACATATGAAGTATTTGGCAGGATTtactaaaaattcaaaaaaaaaaatggtgcaaGGGAA is a genomic window of Mytilus trossulus isolate FHL-02 chromosome 1, PNRI_Mtr1.1.1.hap1, whole genome shotgun sequence containing:
- the LOC134719644 gene encoding IQ motif and SEC7 domain-containing protein 1-like isoform X10 → MKSLFKSLLCVSGAKTGDDLLRNKSRSRSVGGSPLESPRSSKLVHQTSTHGNRAQRQRSFRANEEDVKRSRSHSVSYELSEDLKEKQLEMLERKYGGSLRSRRAAKTIQQAFRQHCMNRNFEKLRHSAGERRLSKRLSELGRSNTVWTDRISDNVNTMGALLVQNNVEGHNNSDGYQNKSGESRLRPQMSLDQNMKIDSSLRTKLSKFERKKLERCKEVDLSDIPENQNFNKTVDEANNNRNSYPEMNQSSATDSSHGPTENAVDLPSLNFETLLDSRETEILVDSFNSDSINSDSQNEITNHTYTHKPSASSLFSNASTDTLESNKSASYENFRTNYSDSGSCGSQGDLQIKGETDSSSLENIRTPEQKQMADQTLRFYMNQEVKLRNKQIAEVISKKPPQVPIRAPEASPVWKRKSAMNGSIQVKPVEKRMSNISETSEGSFDGNCSSSPSSENVNGENVSLNSESSLHYQRRSRLSVTPDHHHSVPKSADKVRKRTYRIGMNLFNKKPEKGIEFLCECGFVEENPHAVAKFLISRKGLSKQMIGEYLGNIQNEFNMAVLEYFSQEIDLAGLQIDMALRKFQSFFRMPGEAQKIERLMEAFASRFCLCNPDQIKSFKNPDTIFLLAFAIIMLNTDLHNNSIKPERRMKPEDFIKNLRDLDDGYDIDRDILLGIYDRIKLTEFRAGVDHVTQVMKVEQTIVGKKPQLALPHRRLVCYCRLYEVHDPNKKEKIGLHQREVFLFNDCLLVTKILSKKKSGITYSFKQSFTLAGMHVYLYETSHYQFGVRLTNGLDGKTLITFNARNDHDRQKFVGDLKEAIAECNGMEQLRIEDELNKQSANHNSLERYANDDSRVLMYELSKPSDPALNRLSAPECGDLKQLHLSNSLTDLCQVQGMRRGSSGGSLDSGVASGSSQGVNSSGESLGTQTSQNLLVIKGPSSSSLLSSGKKGRSKGSLSQQYEAPHGTEV